The Anopheles maculipalpis chromosome 3RL, idAnoMacuDA_375_x, whole genome shotgun sequence genomic sequence TCTCTGTTATCTCTATCACCACTAGTAGTCACCACTAGATCCCGACTGTTTTGCTATGAAAATGCATGCAATCACAACTTACCGCTAGTCCCAATACGTTGCGTGCAAACTCAATGACGGCGGCCTGCAAACCGAGACAAATACCGAGCATGGGTTTGCCATTTTCACGAGCCCACTGACAGGCAcgaatttttccttcaatgCCACGCGAACCGAACCCACCGGGCACAACAATACCgctggaaaataattaaaaaagaacCATATCAATCAATTGTTTTCAATCCCATTTGAAAACAGTCGATCACTTACTGGCTGTTGGTCAGATCGTGCCACGCATCGTAGTAGTGGTTTGGATTTTCCATCTTCGTTACACGCTCCAGATTGGAGGAATCGATAAACGTAAGGTTCAACTTGTACCCAACCGCAATCGATGCGTGTAGAAGCGATTTGATTACGGACGCGTACGCATCCTGCAAACGTGTGTACTTGCCGACGAGCGCTATGTTCACCCTCTTGTACACGTTATCCACCCGCTCGGCTAAATCACGCCACGATTGCATAAAATTCGCCGGCCTCGGTGTGGGCAGATTCAGATGCAAACGCTCCTTCAGTATGTCGATCACACCGGACTGTTCCATCAGCAGCGGCACGTGATAGATCGAGGAGAGATCGTGTATGCAGATCACCTGATTCGGTGCCACGTGACAAAAGTTGCTAATCTTGTCCTTCACCTCGTCACCGATCGGATTCTCCGAACGGCACACAATCATGTCCGGGCTCAGTCCAAAGCCACGCAGCTCACGGACGCTTGCTTGCGTTGGTTTAGTTTTCGGTTCACCGGTAGCCCGGGGCAGTGGGACCAGCGAGGTGTGTGCAACGcaaaaattttccttcttcacacGAAACTGAAACTGGCGGAAGGCTTCAACGAACGGCATGCCTTCGATATCGCCGATCGTTCCACCGAGCTCGATTATACACACTTCCGGCACAACGTTATCCTTTACCGGCGTTACAGCGACCCGTTCAACCCATTCCTGTATGGCGTCCGTAATGTGGGGTACCACTGACAGAAACGAAGAGAACAATTATGATACACATTCACGATACGAAAACCACTAACGGTGCTTACCTTGAACGGTTTTTCCAAGATAATCTCCTACTCGCTCCTTATCGATGACCATTTTGTACACCTTGCCGGTGGTGATGTTGTTATCCTTGTGCAAAACAACGTCCAAAAATCTCTCGTAATTTCCCAGATCCAAATCGACCTCGCTGCCATCGTCCAGAACAAAGACTtcacctgcaaaaaaaaattaaaaaatcgtttaatGCTGCATATTTCGTATCACGCTACAGCTGTCTTGTCTTTTGCCGATTGTTTCCTAACCACTGGGTACAAaatagtgatgggtaaatcctcATTGTTCCCGGGATCGAATTAATACGGAGTATCCTTCAGTTGATTACGCAGTGCACTCCGATATGAATACCGGAGATTACTCCGAATTGCTCTGGAGCCAACTCCGGATTACGCCGGATTGCTTCGGAATAAACTTTGGATTACTCCAGAGTTAACGTCGGATTTTCCCGCAGTTGGCTCCGAATTTCTCACGGAATTTAATCCATTTTTTATACGTCGTAGTCGGAGTTGATTCATGAATCCACACCGGACTTCCCACCACtagtacaaaacaaaatcggaCAGTAAATGTTACCGTCACGGTCAAGTTCAGCTTcaggtttaaaaataaaccatcccATCCCGTAAATacgtttcttttctctctttgaTCTCCTTTGATGCCCACATTGGTTCACTTTTCGTTGAaataatgtcccttttttcgcGTGTCATATCTTACCGTGTTCGTAGGGTGAAAATGTTCCTGCGTCGATATTAATGTAAGGATCGATCTTGATCGACGTGATGGGAATGCCGCAAGCGTTCAGCAACGTTCCGAACGAGCTCGCGATAACACCTTTGCCAACACCGCTGATCACACCACCCGTGACGAGTATGTACTTCATGCTTTCAACCGTTTCAACCTATGTTTGTTGCCGCTAATTAGCGTCTCTGCTCAACTTCCTTGTCCAGCCGGCAATCAAGTATTGGGGATTTACAAAACTAAAACGAACAAGAATGAATTAGAGCACTTGGTTATCGGGAAGTATCTTGTGGAAAAAAGACTAGCAAACTATTGCGTGCTTCGTTTAAATGAACAGCTAGTCCCTCCAGTGAAACTTTATCAAAAGACCTTCACCGCAATATTTCCTTCACTCGAAGGCTCAAGTATTGCACGCGCCAGCGTCTTTGCAATAGTTACCTCTACCAAACACcggatttgtttattttagccgagttaattgtttgtaaacaaagaaCAGTGTTGCGTAGCCCGTCTTCTTCTGTGCcgtcgtcttttttttttgctgtcctcTTTGCCGGGTACTATTTCGCAGCGCCTAGCCAAAGGAAGTGCTGGTACTgctgcaacagcaaaaaatgtgCTCACCGACGCAACAGCGTTTCGATGCCTCTTTTACTTGATTGGAATCTATAATCCAACACCTACGTTCACACGGACACACGAATGCCTGCTGGCAAAAGATACCAATTGTAGAGAAATTTCCCCGTTTTCACTTCACGTGCTGGtacggaaaattattttacgaCGGAATTTCAGGAGCAAACACGCGGCTTGAGGGTTTCGTTTTGATTGCGAACTGTCAAAATGACTTCAAAACCGCCGTGTTtgtatcggtgtgtgtgtgagagggtTTAGGGATGGCCCAAACAGCTGATGAAGGTTccgttatttttgtttgtatcacAATCGTGGGTGTCGATATGGGTTGAAATGAATTGTTTTTGCACGAAACAATCAGGTATTTTGTTGTGAATGTTGAAGCTGTTTAGTTCCACTACAACTTGGTTGTAAATTTGAGCCCATATCCCTTCTCGATTGAACAGTACATGACAACTGGCACGTGTTGGCGCGCATTTGTGGGAGCGAAAACAAAGAATGAAGGAGCGTCTACACTGTGCGATGTGAGTGtaggtttaaaattttgtaacaTAATTAATTCAACATTACGTTATGTGTATAATAAATACAAAAGTCTTACTTGTTCTTTATTGAGGCGATGAAAGTGATACGCCTGCGTAATTAGTAATaaattgaacatttttattcgaaataaTTTCATCATACCCGACCGGTGGAAATTGCGCTTCAAGTAAACCTGAAGTATTGAACTCTCCCTTCTAAACACAACCTCTTGCTCATGCTTTTTTGACAGCAAAAGAGAATTCTTGCACGAGTCAACACACgagaaaaacagtaaaaataatcaggtgtggaagcaaaaaaatcgCAGCAAGCACAATCCGTAAAGGAAAATATCCAATTTCCATCACTTGCTCCTGCCGTTATTCCTTCGTGCTTTCTGTACGGCAGACACAACAAACACGGGGACCACTTCCAGCCAACCTTTGGTAGTAGCACTACGCAACACATACCGATCCACAATGTCCGGAGTGAATGTAACACGCAACGAAGTGATACAGATTGCGCTGCGTATCTCGCTGCTATCAATCGTCACGTACTATTCAGCGAAATGGTTGATCCGCAATCTGGACCCTTCCaacaagagcaaaaagaaagccATCGAACATGCGGAGGAAATTTTACGGAAGTAAGTTGGTACAAAGTCCGCCCAGGGGGTTAACGTACCGAATGATAGATTGCTTATTTTAACTTCTGGCGCCGTCTGTAAACGATTAGTGGCCATAGTCCGCATGAATGAAGTGCATTACACATTCCCGACATCGGAAAGCGGTTATTTTTACCTAGGATTGAATGGTTGAGTTTGGCGCAGCCTTGCGCCGTTATATAACTCCGTTTCAACAGGGGCTAAGAGTGCAGAGTGCAGTCAAGGTTCACAATGCAGAAGACCGTTGCCCTATCCGATGTTTTTGGCATGTTAGATGAATTTACATAttatattgttatttttacataattttagGTTGAGTCCGACGATGAAAAAATCAGCTCTACATAACTTGAACGAGTATGAAATGGTCATTGCATCGCATCTGGTAGTACCCGAAAACATTACCGAAAGCTGGGACAGCATTGCCGGGCTGGACGATGTGTGTCAGGAAATTAAGGAAAGCCTCGTGTTTCCGGTGTGTCACCGTGACATGTTTGCTGGATCGGCCCTCTATCAGCCTCCGAAAGGCGTGCTTCTTTACGGACCACCTGGTAAGTTGGGCAACATTTGTCCTTTGCCTTCTCTTGACTGTTGAGAATCACCAACCCCATTGCTCGTAGGTTGCGGTAAAACACTGATCGCCAAGGCAACGGCCAAGGAAGCCGGTATGCGCTTCATCAATCTCGACGTTGCCATGCTAACGGACAAGTGGTACGGTGAATCGCAAAAGCTTGCTTCGGCCGTATTTACGCTGGCCGTTAAAATTCAACCATGCATCATTTTCATCGACGAGATCGATTCGTTTCTGCGTGCACGGAACTCGTCCGATCACGAGGCGACAGCCATGATGAAAACACAGTTCATGATGCTCTGGGACGGACTGAACACCGAATCCGACTCGAGCATCATCGTGATGGGAGCTACCAACCGGCCGCAGGATCTCGACAAAGCCATCCTACGCCGAATGCCGGCCCAGTTTCACATTGGTCTACCGAATGAGGAACAGCGGCAGAAAATACTGCAACTAATCTTGCAGCACGAAAAGGTTGCGCCGGATGTGGACTATGCGCAGCTGGCACGTATGACCACGTGCTATTCCGGTTCGGATTTGAAAGAGATCTGTCGCAATGCTTCAGTGCATCGCGTGAGGAAGGTGAtgaaaaacaaggaaattaTGAGTGCTGTACGTGCGGCAGCAAACAAGACACAGGAGAACAGGCTCGCCGGTGGTGGTAGTTCGCTGCCAAACGGATGTAATGGGGTGACACAGAACGGTAGCTTAGAGCTCGGAACGCCTTCTATTACGATGGAGGATCTGGTGGAGTCATTGCGTAGTATGAAGCAGTCAAAGTATACGACCGGAGTGTTGAACGATGCTAGAATTGATTTGGATTAAGCTGTGACTTTAGCGCGGGAGAGAAGAATTGGAGATGGATCAAGTTCCAATCTGAGAAGCGCAGCATGGTAGCATCGTGCGTTTAGAATAGGGGTAGCAACAAAGGGGAAAATCAGTAAATAGAATTGCTATCCAGCGCTCTTTTCCTGGATGTTCCGATACCTATCGCCCGATTCTCCACAGTAAAAACTAATGTCTCAGTTGTTAGCATGCTGTGAAATCATCGAATAAGGATGGCAGAAAGGTGTACCACTTTGAGGCACGATAAGTGATTCGGTGTGAAAAATGATAACGTATGGTAGCGTGTGTATGAAGATGTGTCACATTATCTTGTATTTATCCTTACATAGGAAATGTTGAATTTGCGATTGTTGTTCACGCATTATTGAATGTAAACATGAACGCGGCTCTAGTATATGatgaaatacaaaaatgtaGCACATAGTAGAACGGAATAGAACTTTAGCAATAGGCCGCAGCACCAAATTCGCTTCACCAGTTAGTAGATGCGTTTAGTAGTATGTGCTGGTGGGAATGCCACACCAGGTTGTGTAGGGGGGTTAGTTTTATCTTTTCCCATGTTCGATAAACAGCGttgttttatcattttgttttgcttgggtTTTCATTaacagagggagagagagagagagagagagagggagagagagagagaatgtgcgagtgtgtgtgtgttttttctccgCTTCGTCCTTCGCATCTCGAACGGATGGGGGGTTCCGTTTGGTGGCATCTTAAAACGTAGGTTACCCGTAAGTTGTAATTTGAAGTAACAAGCAGTtgtagatattttttttaaggcGATGGTGTGTTGAAAGGAGTATAATATTTCCAAAtgctaaataaaaacactGATTGAATTTAATCTATttatgggttttttgtttcacctgTGATGACTCTCGATCGTGCCTTTTCTTATTCTTATAGCGGACTGATCGTTATTGCTGCCTTTGGTGACTTTGactcataaataaaaatatattacacGTTCGTTGATTAATGCTCACAACACATTTGAAAGCCCCTGGTTTAGGTCAGTGCGAAATAAACGCTTTTCTAGTGCAACTTTAGTGGggtaccatgcgtctccatcgaggATTCTACTGTGCAAAAAGTCTTCGAATACAATATagaattgttttgtattgcaTTTAAAACTTCTTGATGCATTTCAACAcgtgttttttaaataaatttcatgcCAAATATTAATGCTAACAGAAAACGGGGGGAAATCGTTTAGTCAACACGCTGACCTGAGAGAAACAGCCTCTACCTAACTTGGTAGAGGTCAAAtgggctctctctctcgatctcATGCTGACACTTTGTCACATGTGTCGACAGCGGCTAGTAGAGCCTTCGTCCCGTCCTAGGGCAGTAAACCGTAAAATTCGAaaatctctccctctctcgcaaAAACAATGCTCCCAACGACCGACTCCAAAGCCCGAATCCAAATACAACACCGAGCGCCAGGGATAAAAAGATCCTTGCCGAACCGGGCCCGGTCGGTAGAACGCGTTCGGCATCGCAACTGTGCGGAACAGTCCCAGTACAAAGTACGCAGCAAAGCACGCAAAACGCTTTGGTGAGTATGTTTTTGAATACGCAAAGGTGttaaagcgaaataaaagTGGGAAAAGGGAATGAaagaatggaacaaaaaaaaaacactcacaaaacaaagttacttaaaagaaggaaaaaaaatggtggcgTGTAgtgtgattttgtgtgtgactCCTATTCCCAGCATAGCGTTTACCATAAATTGTATCATTTACGTGGAGCCAAACTGCGCTAGagcgtgagtgtgtttgtgtgtgtgtgtgtgctgtacgCGCGTAGCAATGTGCGCGCCATTTTCCCATTCTCAGTAGCAGTGGAGATTGCTGTCAAAAAACGTGGACCAGGTcacagctgtgtgtgtgtgtgtgtgcgtgtagttGTGTACGACGGAAAGTAAGATTGTGTGTGGCAGTAGCACAAGGATTCATACGTTGGCGTCCAAATCGTGTACGGCCATTCGTGGAATACATATAATTCGTCTATTGGCCCCGAACAGtaatcaacagaaaaaaagtgtgcgtgtgtgtgtatcggttTCTTCAGTGTTGCagtcattttgttgttgtgtctcttaaatttattccaaataaaaaaagaatcgaGAATAATAAGCTTTTTTGCTGGTACTTCATGTAAGGTTTAGGAAAGTGTTAATTTTTTACATTGATACAATTTCAGGACATTTGTCCCccattctctcgctctctttcccTCTGGAGTTGCGAAAATCTCACGTGGCGCTTTAGGACGCGTTAACAGGTCACGCAAGTTACCGTAAGGTGCCTGCAAGTGTACAGGGATGCTGCCGTTGATGGACGACTTATTGACAAGGACGCTTCGCCTGTTGGTGACGCATTTTTCTCGCCGTACAAAGCATTCCTTCACACCAGTCACAGCACAGTCATTATCCTGTCGTCCTTTTTGCCACTTTTTCACGATTCCCTTTTCTTCAGACGGCAAGGAAAGgagttaattaaaataaacttatttTACCACAGGAACCGACGGTTATCCTCGGAAACCCGGAATGTTGTGTCGGAAGTTTGCTATCTTATTTAGCCGTTGCGCAGCTTTGCGTTCTTcttgtgtatttgtgtttgttggcaGCTTCGCTAAACAATTGAATTAAAAGAAGGATGTACACATAATGACTTTATTTGCTGTAGGTTGTGCTTTGTGTGACCTTTGTTGTATGAAGAAAGCATGATAACTCACTGGATAAATTAATcgtatttttttcgttgtaaCATAAAATACTAAATGTGTTACTAAAGGCTTTCGATTCTCGAAATTTCTAAtagcaaaataataattttcttcaacaattTTCACTCCATTTTTACTGCTTTGCTCTTCCATTGCTTGGCTAAAAGCCTTGGTAAGGTCGCACAGGCAGAGGCACAATTTTGTCGCATTTTGTATGCAGTCTTGTCGGCTCTGTCGCCTGGTTCTGACAGAAATGGCGAGGTTCACGCCACAACCCCACGGGCGACAGATGTACCAGTACGACGTCACGAATGAGTAGCCACACACCACAACGTATGGAGCCCAGGGgtgattttcttcttccacccTTTTTCACTCCTTCCTTACAGCGCTCTACGTGAGATCGTCCTGtttgggggggggagggaagaaaaatcacaaCCCACCACACTTGCACGTCGCCTAAAAGTGGCGCCTAAAGTGGGCCTTAAGAGGCGGTACACGGATATCATAACAAAGGTACTAGTAGCGTATTCACTATCCAACCAATCTCTCGGCTAAACCTTTCGTCACCCGATgggtctgtttttttgtgtgtgtatgccttCGGGCGTTTACGTTGTGCTACACTTTTGCTGCTATGgcggctttttgttgtttttggtcttTCTTACCATGGTTTTTAAGTTCATCCTTCATCAACTCTGAGTAAGACAGTGACGCGAGTGGTAGTGGCGATAACGAAATCTGATGGCAATCGTTGTCAACACTAGGAGGACTCTTCTCTTCCCTCAAGTCCTCATGCTTATATCCGGCCCTACGAAAGCGTCCGACAAGGTCGAATAGTAACCGACAGAGCGACGGTTTGGTCAGATATTTTGGATGAAGGAAAGCTACAGTCCTCGAGCCAGTCGTCCTCCGGTGAGcctcggttcggttcgggtgACTGTGTGTATTACGTTTTCAGCAGCttgtggcgttttttttccttattgtgtgtttgtgaaaaagATTTAGCTCCTTCAGCTCAAGACGCATGctaaggtgtgtgtgtgtgtgtctgtttgtatgTATCCAACTAAAGTTGTGGCAACAGAACTCCGTCCGATACACAGCCATCGGAGCTGCGTCCTTCGAGCTCCACTATATCGGCAAATCACCGTTGGAGTAAATTTTTCACAGTCTcctcttgcctttttttgctccttATTTTTTGCTGGTTCACACCCAGGAAAACGGAAGCTTAAAAGCCAATGGAGAATAAATTACGGCGAGGATgccattttttgctgttgttgctcgcTTTTTCAGCGTCCCATCAGGCTTTGGTAAACCGGTTtgctggatgtgtgtgtgtgtgtgctggttttgtttcgtgtgtgAGGTGGTTGTGTAAAACGGGAAAGAGTTTTCCTACCCCGTTCGGACAtggagaaaattgaaaatttacaaCCTATTCCTTCGTGATTTAAATTGGCAGGGATAGGGAGTTGAATAGAAGTGGAAGGATGACTTTAAGAGAGCGAATTAGTGAAAAAGTGATATTAGAATGGACAAGCAACATTTTGCTTATTTAAATCACAGTGTGAGATATTACTTCAGAGGAGTGAGATACCAGATTCTCTAAATAATTCAACTTTTAAAAACTCGAGATGCTTCGACCTAGTATTTTTGGATTTCCTGGACCCATATTACCCATTGGCGgatcggtggtgtaggtgacagcggcgctggtcttcaaacggcagaaccggggttcaaatcccatccggaccgtccccccgtagtgaggtctgactaaacaactacgtggtattggcagtctagaaagccatttcgatggccggcatgacattagaggtcgttacgccaagaagaaga encodes the following:
- the LOC126560391 gene encoding CTP synthase gives rise to the protein MKYILVTGGVISGVGKGVIASSFGTLLNACGIPITSIKIDPYINIDAGTFSPYEHGEVFVLDDGSEVDLDLGNYERFLDVVLHKDNNITTGKVYKMVIDKERVGDYLGKTVQVVPHITDAIQEWVERVAVTPVKDNVVPEVCIIELGGTIGDIEGMPFVEAFRQFQFRVKKENFCVAHTSLVPLPRATGEPKTKPTQASVRELRGFGLSPDMIVCRSENPIGDEVKDKISNFCHVAPNQVICIHDLSSIYHVPLLMEQSGVIDILKERLHLNLPTPRPANFMQSWRDLAERVDNVYKRVNIALVGKYTRLQDAYASVIKSLLHASIAVGYKLNLTFIDSSNLERVTKMENPNHYYDAWHDLTNSHGIVVPGGFGSRGIEGKIRACQWARENGKPMLGICLGLQAAVIEFARNVLGLADANSTECDENTPHPLVIDMPEHHTGILGGTMRLGKRTTIFRGDSKIRQLYNNKDQIDERHRHRYEVNPKYVAQLEENGMRFVGTDAEKERMEVMELKNHVYYVATQFHPEYLSRPLKPSPPFLGLILASVGKLESYLEDGQKLFQQHKRNINLAEAGENSNENDLQQIRERANGVPNNETNTAPVAGPSGITTQRNGTASTPTVRANGVHENVAD
- the LOC126564821 gene encoding outer mitochondrial transmembrane helix translocase-like, which codes for MSGVNVTRNEVIQIALRISLLSIVTYYSAKWLIRNLDPSNKSKKKAIEHAEEILRKLSPTMKKSALHNLNEYEMVIASHLVVPENITESWDSIAGLDDVCQEIKESLVFPVCHRDMFAGSALYQPPKGVLLYGPPGCGKTLIAKATAKEAGMRFINLDVAMLTDKWYGESQKLASAVFTLAVKIQPCIIFIDEIDSFLRARNSSDHEATAMMKTQFMMLWDGLNTESDSSIIVMGATNRPQDLDKAILRRMPAQFHIGLPNEEQRQKILQLILQHEKVAPDVDYAQLARMTTCYSGSDLKEICRNASVHRVRKVMKNKEIMSAVRAAANKTQENRLAGGGSSLPNGCNGVTQNGSLELGTPSITMEDLVESLRSMKQSKYTTGVLNDARIDLD